Proteins co-encoded in one Rudaeicoccus suwonensis genomic window:
- a CDS encoding YjbQ family protein encodes MQTQTCEFRTGRTEVVLDITRECADFAARQADGLLHVFVPHATAGVAILETGAGSDTDLLAALRDLLPADDRWLHTHGTRGHGRSHVMPALIPPYATLPISGGIIALGTWQSICLVDLNVDNEVRTVRLSALAG; translated from the coding sequence ATGCAGACACAGACGTGTGAGTTTCGTACCGGCAGGACCGAGGTGGTGCTCGACATCACTCGCGAGTGCGCGGATTTCGCAGCCCGACAGGCCGACGGACTGCTGCACGTGTTTGTGCCGCACGCAACCGCTGGTGTGGCGATCCTGGAAACGGGTGCGGGCAGCGACACCGACCTGCTGGCCGCCCTGCGGGATCTGCTGCCGGCGGACGATCGCTGGCTCCACACCCACGGCACTCGCGGGCACGGTCGCTCGCACGTCATGCCGGCGCTCATTCCGCCCTACGCCACCCTGCCGATCAGTGGCGGCATCATCGCGCTGGGCACCTGGCAGAGCATCTGCCTGGTCGACCTCAATGTCGACAACGAGGTGCGCACCGTGCGACTGTCCGCCCTCGCGGGCTGA
- a CDS encoding bifunctional methylenetetrahydrofolate dehydrogenase/methenyltetrahydrofolate cyclohydrolase, which yields MTATVMDGKATLAAIKGELAERVAALAARGVTPGLGTVLVGDDPGSHWYVGAKHRDCASIGVTSIRRDLPATASQAQVEEVIDELNADPKCTGFLVQQPTGLDEFALLSRVSPDKDVDGLHPVNLGKLVLGQSGPLPCTPVGALELLRRYAVPVDGAEIVVIGRGLTVGRPLGLLLTRRSENATVTLCHTGTRDLASHTRRADIIIAAAGVPGLVTADMVRPGAAVLDVGVSRVDGKIAGDIAPDVAGVAGFLTPNPGGVGPMTRAMLLTNVVEAAERHADAEMARQAGAGLDS from the coding sequence GTGACAGCTACGGTGATGGACGGCAAGGCGACCCTGGCAGCGATCAAGGGCGAACTCGCGGAGCGGGTGGCTGCGCTCGCGGCGCGCGGGGTGACCCCCGGCCTCGGCACCGTTCTGGTCGGGGACGACCCCGGTTCGCATTGGTATGTCGGTGCCAAGCATCGCGATTGTGCCAGCATCGGCGTCACCTCCATCAGGCGTGACCTGCCGGCCACCGCGTCGCAGGCGCAGGTCGAGGAGGTCATCGACGAACTGAACGCTGATCCGAAATGCACCGGTTTCCTCGTGCAACAACCGACCGGTCTGGACGAATTCGCCCTGTTGTCAAGGGTTTCGCCGGACAAGGATGTCGACGGTCTGCACCCGGTGAACCTCGGCAAACTAGTGCTGGGGCAGTCCGGTCCGTTGCCCTGCACCCCGGTCGGTGCGCTGGAACTGCTGCGCAGGTACGCCGTGCCGGTCGACGGCGCCGAGATCGTCGTCATCGGGCGCGGCCTGACCGTCGGCAGGCCACTGGGGCTGTTGCTGACCCGCCGTAGCGAGAACGCCACGGTCACGCTGTGCCACACGGGCACACGCGACCTCGCGTCCCACACCAGGCGCGCCGACATCATCATCGCTGCGGCCGGCGTGCCCGGGCTGGTCACCGCCGACATGGTCCGACCCGGCGCCGCGGTGCTCGACGTCGGTGTGTCGCGGGTCGACGGCAAGATCGCCGGAGACATCGCACCGGATGTCGCCGGCGTCGCCGGCTTCCTCACACCGAACCCGGGAGGCGTCGGCCCGATGACGCGAGCAATGCTGCTGACGAATGTGGTCGAGGCGGCCGAGCGTCACGCCGATGCCGAGATGGCGCGGCAGGCCGGAGCCGGTCTCGACTCATGA
- a CDS encoding DUF3017 domain-containing protein, whose amino-acid sequence MSQFRLGPLWWAVLAAVATGVLVTFCGSVRVGGFLIAAAMVLAAIARLMMHEEALGAIAVRSKATDAVVLLGLAAALAVIFAKVKLGGS is encoded by the coding sequence ATGAGTCAGTTCCGGCTCGGTCCGCTGTGGTGGGCTGTGCTCGCAGCTGTTGCCACCGGGGTGCTGGTGACTTTCTGCGGCTCGGTGCGCGTTGGGGGCTTCCTGATCGCGGCGGCCATGGTGCTCGCGGCCATCGCTCGCCTCATGATGCACGAGGAAGCTCTCGGTGCCATCGCAGTCCGCTCGAAGGCCACCGACGCCGTCGTGCTGCTCGGGCTGGCCGCTGCGCTCGCAGTCATCTTCGCGAAGGTGAAGCTCGGCGGCAGTTGA
- a CDS encoding malate dehydrogenase, with product MSTTPVKVAVTGAAGNIGYSLLFRIASGALLGPDTPVELRLLEVTPALKALEGVVMELDDCAFPLLAGIETGDDAETIFDGVNAALLVGAMPRKDGMDRADLLAANGKIFTGQGAALNKSAADDVKILVTGNPANTNALIAMTNAPDIPRERFNALTRLDHNRAKGQLAKKLAVSVEEIKGLAIWGNHDDSMYPDLYNTTVGGKVAADLVDEAWIKDEYIPKVAGRGGAIIKARGASSAASAASATIDHMHDWVLGSDEIVSMSVPSDGSYGVPEGIISSFPCRVSNGSYEIVQGIELNDFSRERIMASAARLQGERDQVKELGLI from the coding sequence GTGAGCACAACGCCAGTCAAGGTCGCCGTCACCGGCGCCGCCGGCAACATTGGTTACAGCCTGCTGTTCCGCATCGCCAGCGGAGCTCTGCTCGGCCCGGACACCCCGGTCGAGCTGCGGCTGCTCGAGGTCACCCCCGCGCTGAAGGCGCTCGAGGGTGTCGTGATGGAACTCGACGACTGCGCCTTCCCGCTGCTCGCCGGCATCGAGACCGGTGACGACGCCGAGACGATCTTCGACGGCGTCAATGCCGCCCTGCTCGTCGGCGCCATGCCCCGCAAGGACGGCATGGACCGCGCCGACCTGCTCGCCGCCAACGGAAAGATCTTCACCGGTCAGGGCGCCGCGCTGAACAAGTCAGCCGCCGACGACGTGAAGATCCTGGTCACCGGCAACCCGGCCAACACCAACGCGTTGATCGCGATGACCAACGCCCCCGACATCCCGCGCGAGCGCTTCAACGCCCTCACCCGCCTCGACCACAACCGCGCGAAGGGCCAACTGGCCAAGAAGCTCGCAGTCTCGGTCGAGGAGATCAAGGGCCTGGCCATCTGGGGCAACCACGACGACTCGATGTACCCCGACCTCTACAACACGACCGTCGGCGGCAAGGTTGCGGCCGACCTGGTCGACGAGGCCTGGATCAAGGACGAGTACATCCCCAAGGTCGCCGGTCGCGGTGGCGCCATCATCAAGGCACGCGGCGCCTCCTCGGCGGCCTCCGCTGCGAGCGCAACCATCGACCACATGCACGACTGGGTGCTCGGTTCGGACGAGATCGTGTCGATGTCGGTGCCGTCCGACGGCTCGTACGGCGTGCCCGAGGGCATCATCTCCTCGTTCCCGTGCCGCGTGAGCAATGGCTCCTACGAGATCGTGCAGGGCATCGAGCTCAATGACTTCTCCCGCGAGCGCATCATGGCGTCGGCTGCCCGCCTGCAGGGCGAACGCGACCAGGTCAAGGAACTCGGCCTGATCTGA
- a CDS encoding GAF domain-containing protein, whose amino-acid sequence MTGPWKSSPRAHLAAELATVALSADEENRLHTIVAAVLEELGADAVQVSMMADEQVSAASCGKIVTRTEHTMRVPLENTACTNVLRTQLPQVIPDARSDARVSSLPVVERGFLGAYIGAPLVVQGMIVGVLCAIQSRPRAWTSSDLELLQRHADEVEKELLRLVVLIGS is encoded by the coding sequence ATGACTGGCCCTTGGAAATCCTCTCCACGTGCACACCTCGCTGCCGAGCTTGCCACGGTTGCACTATCCGCTGATGAAGAAAATCGCCTCCACACGATAGTCGCAGCAGTTTTGGAAGAGCTTGGAGCCGATGCGGTTCAAGTCTCCATGATGGCCGACGAACAAGTCTCGGCCGCTTCGTGCGGGAAGATCGTCACGCGAACTGAGCACACCATGCGTGTTCCGTTGGAGAACACCGCCTGTACGAACGTGCTTCGAACACAGCTGCCGCAAGTAATACCGGACGCTCGCTCGGACGCCCGAGTCTCCAGCCTACCCGTGGTGGAACGCGGATTTCTGGGCGCATACATCGGCGCCCCGCTGGTGGTTCAGGGAATGATCGTCGGGGTGTTATGTGCTATTCAGAGTCGGCCCCGAGCCTGGACGTCGTCGGACCTGGAGCTTCTGCAGAGGCACGCCGACGAGGTTGAAAAGGAATTGCTCCGCCTCGTGGTGCTGATTGGCAGTTGA
- a CDS encoding PIG-L deacetylase family protein yields MPHDDVTLPAGDAAGLMPESGDFSDHVRLMRKAPPEVAVLVGTGACESVVAALDSLGITHVVTSVDDAHRAIAEAGPFTFMILGTDAFQDDRGVEEVRGWHRFAPAARLKLVVSGSLSDASLLVRAMRVGVNDVLNADEPAAVEISLRGGWERSRLTRERVLAIGSHPDDIEIGCGGTLLDHRRRGDSISLLTLSRGALGGNEGARIDEACTTAAVIGGQLFLGDLPDARIDAGLSTIRLIEAVVAHVDPTVVYVHSPHDSHQDHRAVSVAARSATRTVRRVFGYQSPSATNEFNPTQFVNIDSVITRKVELLKMFHSQDGRTYLEPELVVAGARYWARHLGATARYAEPFELVRSVGELRHVASAPAYISNSVIGATDGSDRVGSDLTGGFS; encoded by the coding sequence ATGCCACACGATGATGTCACACTACCAGCCGGCGATGCCGCCGGTTTGATGCCGGAATCAGGGGATTTTTCCGATCACGTACGACTGATGCGCAAGGCGCCGCCCGAAGTGGCGGTTCTCGTGGGAACGGGAGCCTGTGAATCCGTTGTGGCCGCTCTGGATTCTTTAGGTATCACACATGTTGTGACGTCGGTCGACGACGCCCATCGCGCCATCGCAGAGGCTGGTCCGTTCACGTTCATGATTCTGGGAACGGATGCTTTCCAAGATGACCGCGGAGTGGAGGAAGTGCGTGGTTGGCATCGATTCGCACCTGCGGCTCGTCTGAAATTGGTGGTTTCCGGCAGCCTCAGCGACGCATCCTTGCTTGTGCGGGCCATGCGCGTCGGCGTCAATGACGTGCTGAACGCCGATGAGCCGGCTGCGGTCGAAATTTCCCTGCGTGGTGGGTGGGAGCGATCTCGATTGACTCGTGAGCGGGTGCTTGCGATCGGGTCGCATCCGGATGACATTGAGATCGGTTGTGGGGGCACGTTGCTCGACCATCGCCGACGTGGTGACAGCATTTCGCTGCTGACACTGAGCCGGGGAGCGCTCGGTGGAAATGAGGGCGCTCGGATCGACGAAGCGTGCACCACTGCCGCAGTGATTGGTGGACAACTGTTCCTGGGAGACCTGCCGGATGCACGGATTGACGCTGGACTCTCCACCATCCGTCTGATCGAGGCAGTCGTGGCACACGTCGACCCGACAGTGGTGTACGTGCATTCTCCGCACGACAGTCATCAAGATCATCGTGCCGTCAGCGTTGCGGCTCGGTCAGCGACTCGGACTGTTCGCCGTGTCTTCGGTTATCAATCGCCATCTGCAACGAACGAATTCAACCCGACGCAGTTCGTCAATATCGACTCTGTCATCACCCGAAAGGTTGAGTTGCTCAAGATGTTTCATTCACAGGACGGCCGGACTTATCTTGAGCCAGAACTCGTCGTCGCCGGCGCTCGTTACTGGGCTCGACATTTGGGGGCGACTGCCCGATATGCGGAGCCGTTTGAGTTGGTACGTTCGGTCGGTGAACTACGGCATGTTGCGTCGGCGCCGGCATACATCTCGAACTCGGTGATCGGTGCCACGGACGGCAGTGATCGCGTCGGCTCTGATCTGACCGGGGGCTTCTCCTGA
- a CDS encoding ATP-grasp domain-containing protein, with translation MAVDAQGNLGTVLVTGAGGAAAVTVLRSLTGSATLVAADIDPVAVGLYLVPRERRALLPRGDDDEFIDALLAVAIQQCADLVIPTVDSELRKVSAARDRFAAAGIDILVESVATLDMCLDKFALMQACSAASVRVPATVLLEKGMAPDALEPLGAPFIIKPRSGAGGRGFEILRDATELKRVPHDGTMLAQALLPGDEYSIDVLAHPDGGVIAAVPRRRDKVDSGIAVAGRTVADDALEDFGRQVADVIGARGVVNVQAKLDNSGTPALLEVNSRFPGTMALTQAAGIDMPLLAVRAARGENLPRHMHFKEVAVVRYWEDIVVPIDEYAQIGRGRT, from the coding sequence ATGGCTGTCGATGCCCAGGGGAACCTTGGCACAGTCTTGGTGACTGGAGCCGGCGGTGCGGCCGCTGTCACTGTTTTGCGAAGCTTGACCGGATCGGCGACCCTGGTGGCAGCTGACATCGATCCCGTGGCCGTAGGCCTTTACTTGGTGCCGAGAGAGCGTCGCGCTCTTTTGCCTCGAGGAGATGACGATGAATTCATAGATGCACTGCTGGCCGTCGCCATCCAGCAGTGCGCGGACCTCGTGATTCCCACGGTGGACAGTGAATTGCGCAAGGTCTCTGCAGCGCGTGATCGTTTTGCCGCAGCGGGCATCGACATACTTGTTGAGTCTGTGGCGACGCTTGATATGTGTCTCGACAAATTTGCTTTGATGCAGGCATGTTCAGCGGCGAGCGTCCGGGTGCCGGCCACGGTTCTGCTCGAGAAAGGTATGGCCCCCGATGCATTAGAGCCTCTGGGCGCGCCCTTCATCATCAAGCCACGAAGCGGAGCTGGGGGACGCGGCTTCGAAATTCTGCGTGATGCGACCGAACTGAAGCGCGTCCCGCACGACGGAACGATGCTGGCTCAGGCTCTGTTGCCGGGTGACGAATACTCGATAGACGTCCTAGCTCACCCGGACGGGGGTGTGATCGCGGCGGTGCCGCGTCGTCGAGACAAGGTCGACTCTGGTATCGCTGTTGCAGGGCGGACAGTGGCAGATGACGCACTCGAAGACTTCGGCCGTCAGGTCGCAGACGTCATCGGTGCTCGCGGCGTGGTCAACGTGCAGGCGAAGCTCGACAACTCCGGCACGCCAGCTTTGCTGGAGGTGAATTCCCGCTTTCCGGGCACGATGGCTCTCACTCAGGCGGCCGGCATCGATATGCCGTTACTGGCCGTCCGGGCAGCGCGCGGAGAGAACCTGCCGCGCCACATGCACTTCAAAGAGGTGGCGGTCGTGCGGTACTGGGAGGACATCGTGGTACCCATCGACGAGTATGCACAGATCGGTCGCGGGCGGACATGA
- a CDS encoding PHP domain-containing protein, which translates to MTGETVDRGSDLHTHSALTDGADTPEAMADAAIAAGLHTWGLSDHVRAESDWLIDYVLRVRGLRREGLIVKCGVEAKILDASGTLDLPADLPDLDYLLIADHQFPGVDGPVHPSTVAEWIARGVTSAETVVDTLVDALCRAIAGAPFRPIVAHPFSVLPKMGLSERHVSPDHVTALGSACLSSEAAVEINEKWRCPSASIVGPLESAGVLLTSGSDAHQVSDVGTRSYLDLLLSHHNSHG; encoded by the coding sequence ATGACCGGGGAAACTGTCGATCGAGGCAGCGACCTACATACCCACTCTGCCTTGACAGACGGTGCTGATACTCCCGAAGCGATGGCAGATGCGGCCATCGCTGCTGGTCTGCATACCTGGGGGCTTTCGGATCATGTGCGCGCAGAAAGTGACTGGCTGATCGACTACGTCCTCCGGGTGCGAGGTCTCAGGAGAGAGGGTCTCATCGTCAAGTGCGGCGTCGAGGCCAAGATTCTCGACGCCTCCGGGACACTGGACCTGCCTGCCGACCTTCCGGACCTGGACTATCTGCTCATAGCCGACCACCAGTTTCCGGGAGTTGACGGTCCAGTGCATCCCAGCACCGTCGCTGAGTGGATCGCTCGTGGCGTGACGTCCGCCGAAACCGTCGTCGACACCTTGGTCGACGCACTCTGCCGCGCGATAGCCGGTGCGCCATTCCGCCCCATCGTGGCGCATCCATTCAGCGTTCTGCCGAAAATGGGTCTGAGCGAGCGCCACGTGAGCCCTGACCACGTGACTGCGCTGGGTTCGGCCTGCTTGAGCTCTGAGGCCGCAGTCGAGATCAACGAGAAATGGCGCTGTCCGAGTGCCTCGATCGTGGGCCCGCTGGAGTCTGCAGGCGTGCTCCTGACGTCCGGTAGTGACGCTCATCAGGTCTCCGACGTAGGTACGCGCAGCTATCTGGATCTGCTGCTTTCGCATCACAACTCCCATGGCTAG
- a CDS encoding glycosyltransferase, with translation MASVLDRLADLGLWVLSIFVLLGALPNVVAIVQVLLASLHRFRDHYGDDDVDVDDLPRVAVLVPAWNESAVLRFSIDRMMTMDYPADRLQLAVVDDASTDETVELMTDKVAQYPGRVLHLRREQGGQGKAHTLNHGLRVVLSDDWAQAILITDADVVFEPTAVRRMTRHLHDENVGAVTAFIKEASDPPDWMNRYIGYEYAAAQAVGRRAQNVVRAQACLAGGAQLHSRRNLEDLGGQIDTSTLAEDTVTTLLTQLAGRKVIFDGNAHCLAEEPGGIVALWKQRLRWGRGNLQVARRFSHVFFRPSRMHRLGRPWFGLNWWCTLLLPAFMVLSSIALVVLWWCGGNRAHLLFNLLWITNSLGFVLTTSFTLLIDSGVARRSWRQALAFPGLISLTVMMWVLAPRPMHHVIRWSCQWLGLGWSPLTRSLLALAAYTWVCGCMVFAWLLYRLDKAFGLGRAGGVLLFVVGYGPLLCSITFASYVAQARGAATTWDKTEKTGKLGVLR, from the coding sequence ATGGCTAGCGTGCTCGATCGTCTTGCGGATCTCGGGCTGTGGGTTCTTAGCATCTTCGTGCTTCTGGGCGCGCTGCCGAACGTCGTGGCGATTGTTCAGGTCCTTCTTGCTTCATTGCACCGCTTTCGGGACCACTACGGCGATGACGACGTCGACGTCGATGACTTGCCGCGCGTTGCGGTGTTGGTACCAGCATGGAACGAGTCAGCCGTTTTGCGTTTCAGTATCGACCGGATGATGACGATGGACTATCCGGCGGACCGGCTCCAACTTGCGGTGGTTGATGATGCCAGCACCGACGAAACGGTCGAACTGATGACTGACAAGGTCGCGCAATACCCCGGACGCGTCCTGCACCTGCGTCGCGAACAAGGGGGGCAAGGAAAGGCGCACACGCTCAATCACGGTCTTCGTGTGGTGCTGTCCGATGACTGGGCACAAGCCATCCTCATCACCGATGCAGACGTTGTCTTCGAGCCGACGGCGGTACGTCGTATGACTCGTCATCTGCACGATGAGAATGTCGGCGCGGTCACTGCTTTCATCAAGGAAGCGAGCGATCCACCCGATTGGATGAATCGATACATCGGATACGAATACGCTGCAGCACAAGCTGTCGGGCGTCGAGCTCAGAATGTTGTGCGGGCTCAGGCCTGCCTCGCGGGTGGCGCTCAGCTGCACAGTCGGCGCAACTTGGAGGACCTGGGTGGGCAGATCGACACCTCAACTCTTGCCGAGGACACCGTCACGACACTGCTGACCCAGCTGGCCGGGCGCAAAGTCATCTTCGATGGCAACGCCCATTGCCTTGCCGAAGAGCCTGGCGGCATCGTTGCCCTCTGGAAGCAACGCCTCAGGTGGGGGCGCGGGAACCTACAAGTTGCGAGGCGATTCAGTCACGTCTTCTTTCGTCCGTCGAGAATGCACCGACTGGGGCGGCCCTGGTTCGGACTCAATTGGTGGTGCACACTCCTGCTCCCGGCCTTCATGGTTTTGTCGTCGATCGCGCTGGTTGTCCTGTGGTGGTGCGGTGGTAATCGTGCCCATTTGTTGTTCAATCTGCTATGGATCACCAATTCGCTCGGCTTTGTCCTGACGACATCGTTTACTCTCCTTATCGACAGCGGTGTGGCGCGCCGCAGCTGGCGACAGGCACTGGCTTTTCCTGGGTTGATCAGCCTGACCGTCATGATGTGGGTTCTTGCGCCGCGGCCCATGCACCACGTAATACGTTGGTCCTGTCAGTGGCTCGGCCTCGGGTGGAGTCCGCTGACGCGTTCTCTCTTGGCACTGGCGGCCTATACCTGGGTCTGCGGTTGCATGGTGTTCGCCTGGCTCCTCTACAGACTGGACAAGGCATTTGGATTGGGCCGTGCTGGTGGAGTTTTGCTCTTTGTCGTGGGTTACGGACCACTCCTGTGCAGTATCACATTTGCTTCGTACGTAGCTCAAGCGCGCGGGGCAGCTACAACCTGGGATAAGACCGAGAAGACTGGAAAACTAGGTGTTTTACGATGA
- a CDS encoding NADP-dependent isocitrate dehydrogenase produces MEKIKVKNPVVELDGDEMTRIIWQFIKDRLIHPYLDIDLKYYDLGIENRDATDDQVTIDSANAIKEYGVGVKCATITPDEARVEEFGLKEMWRSPNGTIRNIIGGVIFREPIIISNVPRLVPGWTKPIIIGRHAHGDQYKAQNFKVPGAGTVTISYKPADGGEEQTYEVAEYGDDGGVAMGMFNFNKSIEDFARASLNYALQRKVPCYLSTKNTILKAYDGQFKDIFQRIFDEEFKADFDAAGITYEHRLIDDMVASALKWEGGYVWACKNYDGDVQSDTVAQGFGSLGLMTSVLMTPDGKTVEAEAAHGTVTRHYRQHQQGKATSTNPIASIFAWTRGLAHRGKLDGTPEVTQFAETLERVCIETVESGQMTKDLALLVGPDQAFLSTEEFLAAIDGNLQKAMELHHG; encoded by the coding sequence ATGGAGAAGATCAAGGTCAAGAACCCAGTCGTCGAACTCGACGGCGACGAGATGACCCGCATCATCTGGCAGTTCATCAAGGACCGGTTGATCCACCCCTACCTGGACATCGACCTGAAGTACTACGACCTGGGCATCGAGAACCGCGATGCGACCGACGACCAGGTCACCATCGACTCCGCGAACGCGATCAAGGAGTACGGCGTCGGCGTCAAGTGCGCGACGATCACCCCCGACGAGGCGCGCGTCGAGGAGTTCGGCCTGAAAGAGATGTGGCGCAGTCCGAACGGCACGATCCGCAACATCATCGGCGGCGTCATCTTCCGCGAGCCGATCATCATCTCCAACGTCCCGCGTCTGGTGCCGGGCTGGACCAAGCCGATCATCATCGGCCGCCACGCCCACGGCGACCAGTACAAAGCCCAGAACTTCAAGGTTCCCGGCGCCGGCACCGTCACGATCTCCTACAAGCCCGCCGACGGCGGCGAGGAGCAGACCTACGAGGTCGCCGAGTATGGCGATGACGGCGGCGTCGCGATGGGTATGTTCAACTTCAACAAGTCCATCGAGGACTTCGCCCGGGCCTCCCTGAACTACGCCCTGCAGCGCAAGGTGCCCTGCTACCTGTCGACCAAGAACACGATCCTGAAGGCCTACGACGGTCAGTTCAAGGACATCTTCCAGCGCATCTTCGACGAGGAGTTCAAGGCCGACTTCGATGCGGCGGGTATCACCTACGAGCACCGGCTCATCGACGACATGGTCGCCTCCGCGCTGAAATGGGAGGGTGGCTATGTCTGGGCGTGCAAGAACTATGACGGTGACGTGCAGTCCGACACGGTCGCGCAGGGCTTCGGCTCGCTCGGCCTGATGACCTCGGTGCTGATGACGCCGGACGGCAAGACCGTCGAGGCCGAGGCAGCACACGGTACGGTGACCCGCCACTACCGTCAGCACCAGCAGGGCAAGGCCACCTCGACCAACCCGATCGCCTCGATCTTCGCGTGGACGCGTGGCCTGGCCCACCGCGGCAAGCTCGACGGCACTCCTGAGGTCACGCAGTTCGCCGAGACCCTCGAGCGCGTCTGCATCGAGACCGTCGAGAGCGGCCAGATGACCAAGGATCTCGCGCTCCTCGTCGGCCCCGACCAGGCGTTCCTCAGCACCGAGGAATTCCTCGCCGCGATCGACGGCAATCTGCAGAAGGCGATGGAACTGCACCACGGCTGA
- a CDS encoding nucleotidyltransferase family protein yields MDRDRSADTREIPVDVRVQLVHGYAQLLASASSVDLLHLKGAAADPTLRPRTAVEGTPVRVSFDVDLLVRPGHVDRLLAVLLDHEWEVVSGFEAGSAFGHATTLRHTYLGYIDLHRSWPGFGMDADRVFDRLWAHRSTVSIAHVRCTVPSLEHQRLILMLHAGRSGGLRHPDAQFLWVEATDDDRVAMRGHAAEFDAQVALAAATGELEDYRDDPQYQLWRHFSEESQSRLDEWVGRWRAARSVSDRVRVVKGFLIVNPDLLRDQVGPKPSAGDYARAYAGRLGAAVTDLRRLVAALVRRR; encoded by the coding sequence ATGGATCGTGATCGCAGCGCTGACACGCGAGAGATCCCGGTCGATGTGCGCGTGCAACTGGTCCACGGATATGCGCAACTCCTTGCGAGTGCGTCATCCGTGGACCTGTTGCATCTGAAGGGAGCCGCCGCCGACCCGACACTGCGGCCGCGGACAGCCGTCGAGGGCACGCCTGTCCGGGTGAGCTTCGACGTCGACCTGCTCGTCCGGCCCGGTCACGTCGACCGGCTCCTGGCGGTGCTGCTCGATCATGAGTGGGAGGTTGTCTCGGGATTCGAGGCGGGTTCGGCGTTCGGCCACGCCACGACGTTGCGGCATACCTATCTGGGATACATCGACCTGCATCGCAGCTGGCCCGGCTTCGGGATGGACGCCGACCGAGTCTTCGACCGGTTGTGGGCGCATCGCAGCACAGTGTCGATCGCGCATGTGCGCTGCACGGTGCCGTCGCTCGAGCACCAGCGGCTGATCCTGATGCTGCACGCGGGTCGTAGCGGCGGTCTGCGGCATCCGGACGCGCAGTTCCTGTGGGTCGAGGCCACCGACGACGACCGCGTCGCGATGCGCGGTCATGCCGCGGAGTTCGACGCACAGGTCGCGCTCGCCGCCGCCACCGGCGAGCTCGAGGACTATCGCGACGATCCGCAGTATCAGTTGTGGCGGCATTTTTCGGAGGAATCGCAGAGCCGGCTGGACGAGTGGGTCGGTAGGTGGCGTGCGGCGCGCAGCGTCTCCGACCGGGTGCGCGTCGTCAAGGGGTTCCTGATCGTCAACCCGGATCTGTTGCGCGATCAGGTCGGCCCGAAGCCGAGCGCCGGTGATTACGCGCGCGCATACGCCGGCCGGCTGGGCGCCGCCGTCACCGACCTTCGTCGACTCGTCGCCGCCCTGGTGCGGAGGCGGTGA
- a CDS encoding PqqD family protein: MTWQRPRDVAWVDQATSNAIAGFALTPGSGRITCMSGSGLLIWESAVEATSAAQIAQRIADVTGERASDIEHDIAAFVDQLVDAGLLEWV, translated from the coding sequence ATGACCTGGCAGCGGCCGCGCGACGTGGCCTGGGTCGATCAGGCGACGTCCAATGCGATCGCGGGCTTCGCGCTGACGCCCGGCTCAGGCCGGATCACCTGTATGTCGGGCAGTGGTCTGCTGATCTGGGAATCCGCGGTGGAAGCGACCTCCGCAGCACAGATTGCGCAGCGGATCGCGGACGTCACCGGCGAGCGAGCGTCCGACATCGAGCACGACATCGCGGCGTTCGTCGACCAACTGGTGGATGCCGGGCTGCTGGAATGGGTCTGA